The Sciurus carolinensis chromosome X, mSciCar1.2, whole genome shotgun sequence DNA segment taaaatttagattATGCTTTTGTAATTTAGAATAGATATATATTATTGTGATTCAATAGAGTTATGACGGAGGGGATTTTATGAAGGGATTATATATAGTGCAGAGAAAAGTGAAGTAATGAACGTACCAATGAGGAGTTAGAAAATGTCTTCTGATTCATCTAGAGTAACAGCGATCTGGAATGgatcaaagaaaatgttttggatttgGCCTCTCAGAAACACTTTGCTATATATTTGTATCAGGCAAAGCCAGTCTAACCCAGGTTGTACACATAAAGTTGAATAGAATAAGTGATTTCTGTTCTTCCAGTGCTATGGTACCTACTTCAAAGGGTCCACAAATTTACATTGATCTGAGATATATCACTTTTCAAGTCTCTGAATTTCTCACCATTGGAGTCACTAAAGGTAAATGTGAGAGATATATTTAATTATCTTAAAAGgctaattaaaaatacaaatacaaaatcatattactAGAATGAAAAGTCAGAGATTTTATAACCAATAAAACCAAAGTGTATAATCAGTTGAACACATAAACCACTTATGTTTATTCTGGAGgctaaaatatagaatattcttTAAGatcagaaatgatttttttttaagatacagaaaacataatggctgaacaaactgaaaactTTAAGTGTATCATGAAAGAGTTTGGATAGCTGATGAAGTTTGAAAGGACTGTTGTCAACCAAAGGAATGTGTGTGAAGACTGTGGCATGTTAATGCCACAGGGTATTATATTGCCATTAGGAATTACAAACATGAAGGGTCTTCTACTGCTGATATGCTAAAATACTATATAATATTCTTAAGATGTTCTTCCAACTAAAACCATAGACTTTAGGCCATGATTCATGTGTTAACCTAACTTAAGAATGTAAGCATGTAGTTTAATTAaacctagtttttaaaataaactaataagtcattaaaaataaacccTTGCTGTtgcttctttctctcactctgtatatatttatgtttgtgtgttaagaacacttaacatgagatctGCTGTCCTTAAACAGTTTTTAAGTGTACAACACAGTGTTATTAACTATAGGCACAATGTGGTGTAGCAGATGTCTAGAACCTATTCATCCtgcattttgaaacttttttttggtactggggatttaactcaggggtactctaccactgagtcacatccccagaccttttatttatttattttatttagagacaacttagtctcactaagttgcatatggcctcactaaattgctgaggctggccttgaagttgtgatcctcctacctcagcctcctgagttgctgggattgcaggcatgtgccaccacacccagcctgcaTTCTGAATCTTTGTACCTGAAAATAATCCAGCAGAATAGTTTAGCAAATTAAGAACTTGGATTGTGTtatcagactgcctgggtttgaacctcGGTTCTGATGCTTGCTAGCTGTCTGATATTGGGCTAGTTACTAAACGTCTTTGTGGCTCAGTTTCTAATTCATCAAACTAGGGATAATAATGGTACTTCACAATGCagttataaacattaattatATTGGTACAGTTAAAGTATGTAAAGCAGTGTATAGCACATAGTTAGAGCTCATTAAATGTTAGATGCTGTCATTTAAAGATATAATTTCCAACCTCAAGGAATTGATAACTCCAGAAGGATCACtcaaattttggagaaaatactgagatatgaaaaatatgaaaaatttgggaaaataagTACTAAGCAGTATGGCATAGGCTATACATGCATGAGAcatgaaagaagaacaaatttatgTTGTGTTTGAAAGTGATTCGGTgattgaagtgtttttttttttttagtactgaggattgaacccaagggtgcttaaccactgagccacatccccagccctttttaatttttattttgagacagggtctcactaagttgcttagggcctaagttgctgaggctgactttgaacttgtgattctcctacctcagcctcccaagcccttgggattacaggcttgtgctatTGTGCCCAGCTGACTGAAGGTTTTAATGGTATATTTCTCTATGGGATGAGTGGGACTACGAATGAAAATGAGAATGCAGACAAAAGCTTGGAATTAGGAATAATTAAATTAAGTGAAATAGAATTTAACTGTGGccataatttgttctaattcttttaaaattgagaatCTATGTAGTAAATAAGAATCAGTATATTTAAGTAACAAACCATGTCTGAATACTTTAAAATGACACCTcaagatatattttgaaggtaaaaCTTTAACATAACATCTCATTTGAGTTTAAAAAACGCCCTATAAGGAAGGCAGGACAGatatttcccattttacaaattaggAAGCTGAAAAGCCAAATTCATGTCACTTCCTTAAAGTTACACAACTACCATATTATAGAGAACAGGTTAGTATCCAGATCTTCTGGTTTCCAATGTAGTGCTCCTATCCCACACTGTGCTGCTTGTCAAACAACGGTAGGTTTattaaatgagaaatgagaacTGACTTTTATGAAAATTATGCTTGCTCTTTGTTTCAAGTAAGGCAAAAACAGTATAGAGCAAAAGTGTAGGTACTTCCAAGTctcatgtatgttaaacaaaaatCAGTGGGTAGGCCGGGCATGGTGGACAATGGTTTATAATCCCATTTGCTcgggagggtgagacaggaggattgcgagttcaaagtcagcctcagcaatggggaggtgctaggcaactcagtgaaacctgtctttaaaaaaaaaaaaacatgaaatagagctggggatatggctcagtggttgagtgccctgagttcaatcctcagtaacccccaacaaaaaaatcaatgggCACCATTATTACTCTGCCTTGGAGGCCTGTTCTCTTTATGTTTTGTGAGTTTTTTCAAGGGATGCCACATTCGATGTGATATAGAAATAATGTACGTGTGGCAGATTCAGATAGAATATCTCCTttcatagttttcctttttttcttcactatcctaatttatttcttctgagatAGTGTGCCTTTTGAACACACAAAGTCAAGGAACATACTGCACTTCAACAAAAGCTTGCCCATGAATATCGTAGCTATAACCAAGTTGTTGTCATGGTTGTAAGAACAAAGCTtccaatttaatattaaaaaaacactGTAAACACATCTTTGATGTTTCTGTCAACatgccaataaaaataaaaagtatgaaatgataataaagtttataattaaCTTTCATCCATAAATACATATCATAGAAAAAATCctcttacatatatttatatgtttatacatacatatatgcacttCTTGTAAGAATTTGTaacatggacatttaaaattttcttcagagaTTCACTGTACTTAATTTGTTCCTAATAATAATCACATAGAAAAGTAGACCCTCCCATTCCCTTTCttcagataaatttttaaattatttctgttcATATATGGGAGTGCAGTTGTCTGACTTCTTAAGGAAGGCTTATATGTCATGTAGGAAGAGAATATTACAGGAAACTCAACAGACAACTAAAAGGCCATCATTGTCTTTGTGGGGCTTGAGGCAGGGGGAGAAGAAAATTGGAGATATACTGACCTTTGATCAGATATATTTTCCTTAGTTTCCAGAATGTACATTGCACAGAACTTTTAGAGACATTTGGCCAAAGACTAGCATGTTCTAGCACTTGTACATTCTCTTCTGGAAGAAATGACTCTACTCTGCCTCGCTACTCAGTACTACAAAGGAGGAGGCTGACAGTACATTTTATGCAACTCCTGGGTCATCTCCAGTTCTCATCTGATGGCATGCATGCAAAGGGATATGTTAGGATGATTGAGAACTATTTGgtgattttatatcttaaaaatgtagtctttttcctttgttaagCTTTTATTTGTGGAGGAAAACCTTGATCTCAGATCCATGTTTTACAGTGCAAAAACACAAGCATTCTCCACCTTCTGGTGAATGATCAAACAACTGTTTATAATTAACAGCCTTTAGCTGTGGGTTGAATTCTTTACACTTAAAATATCTAATAATGTGATGCATATATGAGGTAGATTGGGAGGCACACATAAGTTAAGTATTTGCAAATTgttaatggaaaattttatttttattataaatgatttcagaaaatgtttggaaaactCTTCATTGGTTTACACTGGATATGGGTTTAAATTCTTCTTTacatatttcttctcctttttctggcAAGGAGGCCTTCTTCTTGGGTACATAAGTCATGCTGGACAAAGAATGTTTTCTAAATGTAGAGAGCCTTCTCCTAAAGTTCCCCCCTGAAAAGAAATATAGAAGAGGGTCAAAGCAACAATTTGATGCAGCCAGAGACAAAGTTACGACCACCGACTTCTGCATTCGGAGGACAGAATCACaggatttagtttcattgtgtAAAAAATGAAGGTGGATTGTGCGTTGAATATGATATGGCATGAAGCTGATTAAAAAGGCAGCTGTCACAATTATGATCATTCCTATAGCCTTTTTACGACTTGAcaaatttttcttcattgaattttttaGTAAGGTCAAAATGATCATTGTGTAGCAGacaattataataacaaaagGGATGATGAAGCCAATGAATAATGACACGTAATGCAAGACCAAAACATGATTTTTGGCCTGATTGTCCTGAGGAGGCTCAAAACACTTAGTattgtttttttcatctttgtaagATTTGGCCATTAAAAATGGAGAACtgatcaaaataacaaaaatccaAATACCAACACACACAAACCTCGCTTTTTTCTGTGTAACCAAATTAATGTTTTGAACTGGGAAAACAATTGCAACGCATCGGAAAAAGCTCATGGCTGTCATAAATAAAATGCTACAGTAGAGATTAACATACAGGGCATAGGTGCTGAGGCGACACAAAAAGTCACCAAAGAGCCAAATGCCTTTGTGAACATAATAGACCACACGGAGAGgcaatgtgcacacacacagtagATCTGCTACAGCTAAGTTAATCATATATACTTGGAATGCTGATTTCTCATGATATGTTTTTATAAGTACATAGAGCACAAAGCCATTGCCAAAGAAACCCACAACGGAGATCATAGAGTACAAGGTGGAATACACTTGATTGCGGAAGTCATCAATACTGTCATGGCATGTGTTATTACTGGCAGAAGACATTGTCAGATTTCCAGGTCCATCCATGATTCTGTAGGAATATTTGCTTGGTGCCTACAACATATAAAAGAACTTGTCAATTTTtaccaaaccttaaattataGGATGTATTAATGTTTCACTTCATAGTAACAATGTGTGTACTTTTTGAAGCAAGTGTTGTGAGGCACTGGGGAGAAATTTGACTGTTTCCTGGCCCCAGGAGGAAGGTTTAGGTCTGATGAGCACTTAGaagaaagttttttatttttattttggtacaggtgagtgaacccaggggtgcttaaccactgaaccacatctccaacccttttttgcttttcatttagagtcaggatctcactaagttgcttagggcctctctaaattgccagactggctttgaacttgcaatcctcctgcctcagcctcctgagccactggggttacaggcataagccaccacATTTGACTGAAGAAACTTTTTCTTAATCTCATTTCCCATCCATATTTCCCTAATGGACTTCCACTTAACTTTGAAGACCTAGGTAAAATATTTCTCCCATATTTTAAGTCCTATCATTCTAGACTATTCCAtaagtttttctttcatataagtttttaaaattttgtaattaaataaaatttgagatattattttcacatatatgaATATCTATTGATTATCTATTACAAGGATTCTTTGAATTatgttaaagaataaaatactacagtgaatctcacctttaggtacatccataagaaattaattaaaaaaaaactataggtaAATGACAGAAAGATCAGGAGAGGGATGGGAGCAGAGGATGGGGGGAGGGGTGAGGAAGGGGAAGTACgtgggactgaattagaacaaattatattccatgcttttataattatgtcaaaatgaattctattgtcctgtataacttaaaagaaacaataaaaagaaaagaattgctcaaataaaataaagaataaacttGGATGATTCCCTCAAGAAGAGAGCTTCCTAGGTAACATCTGGTGAGTGCTGCTAATAACTTGGGAAACAATCTAATTCATTAGTACTGAAATTCACTCCTGTGGGAGAAATTCTTAATCTGGAACATTTATTTTAGAACTACAAAATACCATGACAGGAGAAAACTTAGAGACCACCTAGTTATTTTGATAATGAGAAAAAAGTTCCAGAGAggtgaaatatatttataaaatctgtACCATAATTTAAGATTCTGAGTAAATATGTGATATAATTAGTGGGAATATATTGTTGGGTGAGGAAGTTGTTTTAGCTGTTTACCCTTGCTTTCTTCCTAGACTTAGTCTTAATGTTTAGCTATATATAGTCATTTCTCTTACAGTAAGATTTCTCTTATTTGGTCTAACTTCATCAGGGTCATTAATAAGCTCTAATAATCAGCTAGGGTTGAGATTGCATAGAAGTAGTAATTTTTTTAGTGTTGCTgcaaattctctttttttatgaAAGTGAAATCAACACATCATTATGTAATATGGCAGATAATATTTGTTTGAGATCTGATTTGTTGACCTTTCACACAGATCTTGCTCCCTGGTAAGACAGGGTTTGATGATTTTAAGGTGGGAAGACTGCTTGAGCACATAAGAACTTCCAGTGATTGACAGGGCCAATCAATTTTCGATATCAAGGATACAGAAACAGATAGCTAGGTAAGTGGTTGCAGGTGGGATATAACTTCCCAGGCTTAATATAAATAGCAACATCTTTGCTGTTGAGGATGTGTCATCTATCCATTCAGCTACCTATTCTGTTTtaccctttcatttaaaaatagcattatttGTCACCAAGAATTGTTGGTAGAAGGTTAGCATATTGAAGAGGTATAGTTCTGAGGCCATAGAGAAAAAATGAGACTACCATTCCCAATCTCTGCATTATATCTCAGTTTGATTTCTAATTACCTATCTCTTTCACCATTGGTTCTCTGAACTCAGGTATAGTTGTGTAAGGAAGGGAAACTGCCCAGAATTAATCCAGTCTTTAATTAATCCTATTAGGTGTTTCCTCAAACTGGGCAGTATTATGCTATGAGGCACTAGATGGTGCTGTTGAGATTTTTGATATAGCCTTCCCCCCTCAGTTTTATTGAGTAAAATTGAGAAATAAGTACTGCATATACTTGATATACAGGTGTAATGTAATGTACAACATGATAACCTCATAtagtatacattgtgaaatgattaccacaagGTTAATTAACAAATCCATCACTTCACATActtaacatttgtgtgtgtgtggtgagaaaaTGTAAGATCTACTCTCTTAACAAACTTCATGTATTTAATACAGTCTTAATAACTATAATCAGCATGCTATATATTAGACCTCTAGAACTTGATTCATCTTATAACTGAGAGTTTGTATCCCTTGATCAGGATCTCCAAAGCCCCTGGAAATCAGCCTTCTCTCCTCT contains these protein-coding regions:
- the Cysltr1 gene encoding cysteinyl leukotriene receptor 1, with the protein product MDGPGNLTMSSASNNTCHDSIDDFRNQVYSTLYSMISVVGFFGNGFVLYVLIKTYHEKSAFQVYMINLAVADLLCVCTLPLRVVYYVHKGIWLFGDFLCRLSTYALYVNLYCSILFMTAMSFFRCVAIVFPVQNINLVTQKKARFVCVGIWIFVILISSPFLMAKSYKDEKNNTKCFEPPQDNQAKNHVLVLHYVSLFIGFIIPFVIIIVCYTMIILTLLKNSMKKNLSSRKKAIGMIIIVTAAFLISFMPYHIQRTIHLHFLHNETKSCDSVLRMQKSVVVTLSLAASNCCFDPLLYFFSGGNFRRRLSTFRKHSLSSMTYVPKKKASLPEKGEEICKEEFKPISSVNQ